Proteins from one Monodelphis domestica isolate mMonDom1 chromosome 6, mMonDom1.pri, whole genome shotgun sequence genomic window:
- the LOC100026143 gene encoding olfactory receptor 10Q1-like: MSSPRSFHLNQSSSTEFVFQLFTTSPRIQALLFFFFLLLYIMILCGNSAIIWAVWTHTSLNTPMYFFLSNLSLIEIGYTTTVIPLLLSNIFGAQKPIPLAGCGAQMFIFLTFGGADCFLLTVMAYDRYMAICHPLHYTLIMTQKLCTQIVFGSLGLSVFLTLPLTALVCSLPFCGHHQINHFLCDVTPVLRLACGDIHIHQAVLYVVSIIVLTIPFTFICISYIFIANTILRIRSTEGRQRAFSTCSSHLTVVLLQYGCASLVYFRPNSRTSEDEERQFSLVYTFFTPLLNPLIYTLRNKDIKDALKKVLSKKAPS, translated from the coding sequence ATGTCTTCTCCCAGATCTTTCCATCTCAACCAGTCTAGCTCCACAGAGTTTGTGTTCCAGTTATTCACAACTTCTCCCAGAATCCAggcccttctctttttcttcttcctcctcctataCATAATGATCCTCTGTGGTAACAGTGCCATCATCTGGGCAGTGTGGACCCATACATCCCTAAACACCccaatgtatttctttttatccaaTCTGTCCTTGATAGAGATTGGTTACACCACTACTGTTATACCATTGCTCCTCTCCAACATCTTTGGAGCCCAGAAGCCCATCCCGTTGGCTGGCTGTGGGGCCCAGATGTTCATTTTTCTCACCTTTGGTGGTGCTGATTGTTTCCTATTGACTGTCATGGCATATGACCGCTATATGGCCATATGCCATCCCTTGCACTACACCCTCATCATGACACAGAAGCTATGTACCCAGATAGTGTTTGGATCCCTAGGACTGTCTGTCTTCCTTACACTGCCACTCACAGCACTGGTTTGCTCTCTTCCCTTCTGCGGTCACCACCAGATCAATCACTTCCTCTGTGATGTCACTCCCGTTCTAAGGCTGGCCTGTGGGGACATTCACATACACCAAGCAGTCCTTTATGTAGTTAGTATCATTGTGCTGACCATCCCCTTCACTTTCATCTGTATCTCCTACATCTTCATCGCCAACACCATCTTGCGCATTCGCTCCACTGAGGGACGCCAACGTGCCTTCTCCACCTGTTCCTCCCATCTCACTGTGGTCTTGCTGCAATATGGCTGTGCCAGCCTGGTCTACTTTCGGCCCAATTCAAGAACATCAGAGGATGAAGAGCGGCAGTTTTCCTTAGTCTATACTTTTTTCACTCCCCTACTCAACCCTCTCATTTACACCTTGCGAAACAAGGACATCAAAGATGCTTTGAAAAAAGTCCTGAGCAAGAAAGCTCCCTCTTAA
- the LOC100616991 gene encoding olfactory receptor 10Q1-like: MSSSNTFSLNQSGPTEFVFQVFTTSRKIQALLFCFFLLLYIMILCGNTAIIWAVYTNSSLRTPMYFFLSNLSFLEICYTTTVVPLMLSNIFGGQRPIPLAACAAQMFLFCSLGGTDCFLLTVMAYDRFVAICHPLHYTLIMTQKRCIQLVLVSLVLAVFLNLQLTTLVFNLPFCGHQLQINHFLCDVPPVLRLACGDTRVHQAVLFVVGIIALTIPFVLISISYIFIANAILHINSAEGRRRAFSTCSSHLCVVLLQYGCCTLVYMRPRSSTSEDEEWQLALVYTFVTPLLNPLIYTLRNKDIKDALKKSMSCKVLSETP; encoded by the coding sequence ATGTCTTCGTCTAACACTTTCAGTCTTAACCAATCTGGCCCCACTGAGTTTGTGTTCCAAGTGTTCACCACTTCCCGCAAGATCCAGGCCCTcctcttctgtttcttcctcctcctttacaTAATGATCCTCTGTGGTAACACAGCCATCATCTGGGCTGTGTATACTAACAGTTCCCTCCGCACCCCTATGTACTTCTTCCTGTCCAATCTGTCCTTCCTAGAGATCTGTTACACCACTACTGTGGTGCCACTGATGCTCTCCAACATCTTTGGGGGCCAAAGGCCCATTCCATTAGCTGCATGTGCAGCTCAGATGTTCCTGTTTTGCTCCCTTGGTGGCACTGACTGTTTCTTATTGACTGTCATGGCATATGACCGCTTTGTGGCCATCTGCCATCCCTTGCACTATACTCTCATCATGACCCAGAAGCGATGCATCCAACTTGTTCTTGTTTCTCTGGTTCTGGCTGTCTTCCTTAATCTACAACTCACAACACTGGTTTTCAACCTTCCTTTCTGTGGGCACCAGTTACAGATCAATCATTTCTTATGTGATGTCCCACCTGTCTTACGCCTGGCCTGTGGTGATACTCGAGTGCATCAAGCTGTCCTATTTGTTGTGGGTATCATTGCACTGACAATACCCTTTGTGCTTATCTCCATTTCCTATATCTTTATTGCCAATGCCATTCTACACATTAACTCAGCAGAGGGGCGTCGCCGTGCCTTTTCCACATGCTCTTCCCATCTCTGTGTGGTCCTTTTGCAATATGGTTGTTGCACCCTGGTCTATATGCGTCCTAGGTCCAGTACCTCAGAGGATGAGGAGTGGCAACTTGCCTTGGTTTACACCTTTGTTACACCTCTCCTCAACCCCCTCATTTACACTCTACGGAATAAGGATATCAAAGATGCATTGAAAAAATCCATGAGCTGCAAAGTACTCTCTGAAACTCCATGA